A section of the Trichomycterus rosablanca isolate fTriRos1 chromosome 6, fTriRos1.hap1, whole genome shotgun sequence genome encodes:
- the LOC134317272 gene encoding protocadherin-9 isoform X2 yields MDLKDFYLLACCVACLWLDPAIAQELTYSIREELPENVLIGNIPKDLNISHMNAASNNLVYRLVSKAGDNPLLRVMSNTGEIFTTSNRIDREKLCPGPSFEDAECSFEIEVVILPNDYFRLIKIKIVVKDTNDNAPMFPSPVINISVPENTLINSRFAIPSATDPDTGPNSVHRYELVNGQSAFGLDIVETPEGEKWPQLIVQQNLDREQKDTYVMKIKVEDGGNPQKSSTAILQVTVTDVNDNRPVFKESQIEVHIPESSPIGTSVVQLLATDADVGSNAEIKYMFGTQVSSSTRRLFALNTATGLITVQRPLDREETAIHKLPVLASDGSSSPARATVTINVTDVNDNAPNIDLRYIISPTNGTVMLSEKDPINTKIALITVSDKDTDVNGKVICFIEKDVPFHLKAVYDNQYLLETSALLDYEGTKEYIFKIVASDSGKPSLNQTALVKVRLEDENDNPPVFSQPVIELSVMENNQRDLFLTTISATDEDSGRNAEIVYQLGPNASFFDLDRKTGVLTASRVFDREDQDRFLFTVTARDNGTRALQSQAAVIVTILDENDNSPKFTHNHFQFFVSENLPKYSTVGVITVTDADAGENAEVSLSIVSDNENFILDPFTGVIKSNVSFDREQQNSYTFDVRAVDGGRPPCSSVAKVTINVIDVNDNPPVVIYPPSNTSFKLVPLSAIPGSVVAEVFAVDGDTGMNAELKYTIISGNSRGLFRIDPVTGNITLEEKPTAADIGLHRLVVNISDLGYPKSLHTLVMAFLYINYTVGNSSLIYDMIRRTMETPLDRTIGESSETYQNVDNLKTIIAIVTGTMVVIVVIFITVLVRCRHVSQFKAAQRKKQGAEWMSPNQENKQNKKRKRKKRKSPKSSLLNFVTIDENKPDDPAHEPINGTISIPAELEEPGIGRFDWNSTPTTTFKPSSPDLARHYKSASPQSAFHVKADTPVSVKKHHVVQELPLDNTFVGGCDTLSKRSSTSSDHFSASECSSQGGYKTKGGTLHTRQGTLTRTRTELNPDYLDLRSRAELNPEYWTPCTPLKH; encoded by the coding sequence ATGGATTTAAAGGATTTTTACTTGCTGGCTTGCTGTGTAGCCTGTCTGTGGCTGGACCCCGCCATCGCCCAGGAGCTCACCTACTCCATCCGCGAGGAGCTGCCAGAGAACGTACTTATTGGAAATATACCAAAGGATTTGAACATCTCCCACATGAACGCTGCTAGCAACAATCTGGTTTACCGTCTGGTCTCCAAAGCCGGGGACAACCCGTTACTGAGAGTGATGAGCAACACCGGGGAGATTTTCACCACCTCCAACCGGATAGACCGTGAAAAACTGTGTCCCGGTCCCTCGTTCGAGGACGCCGAGTGCTCTTTTGAAATCGAAGTGGTCATCCTGCCCAACGACTACTTCAGGTTAATAAAAATCAAGATCGTGGTGAAGGACACTAACGACAACGCCCCGATGTTCCCGTCCCCCGTGATTAACATCTCGGTTCCTGAGAACACCCTCATCAACAGCAGGTTCGCCATCCCGTCTGCTACCGATCCTGATACCGGACCTAACAGCGTCCACCGGTACGAGCTGGTCAACGGGCAGAGCGCCTTCGGCCTGGACATCGTGGAGACCCCGGAGGGAGAGAAATGGCCTCAGCTGATCGTCCAGCAGAATCTGGACAGAGAGCAGAAAGACACTTACGTGATGAAGATCAAAGTGGAGGACGGAGGGAACCCGCAGAAATCCAGCACGGCTATACTTCAGGTGACGGTCACCGACGTCAACGATAACCGGCCGGTGTTTAAGGAGAGTCAGATAGAAGTTCACATTCCCGAAAGCTCTCCGATAGGGACGTCTGTGGTCCAGCTGCTGGCCACGGACGCAGACGTCGGTTCCAACGCGGAGATCAAGTACATGTTTGGAACACAAGTGTCTTCATCCACGAGGAGACTCTTCGCGTTAAATACGGCGACCGGACTCATAACGGTGCAGAGGCCGCTGGATCGGGAAGAGACGGCGATCCATAAGCTGCCGGTTTTAGCGAGCGATGGAAGCTCCAGTCCAGCGAGAGCCACGGTAACGATCAACGTGACCGACGTGAACGATAACGCTCCGAATATAGACCTGCGCTACATCATCAGCCCGACCAACGGCACCGTCATGCTGTCGGAGAAAGATCCCATCAACACCAAAATAGCTCTCATAACCGTCTCCGATAAAGACACGGATGTCAACGGCAAGGTCATCTGCTTCATCGAGAAGGACGTTCCGTTTCACCTGAAGGCCGTCTACGACAACCAGTACCTGCTGGAAACCTCGGCCCTGCTGGATTACGAGGGCACCAAGGAGTACATCTTCAAAATCGTGGCCTCCGACTCGGGAAAGCCCAGTTTAAACCAGACGGCGCTGGTTAAAGTCCGGCTCGAGGATGAAAATGACAACCCACCGGTTTTCAGCCAGCCTGTGATTGAACTGTCAGTCATGGAAAATAACCAGCGTGACCTTTTCCTCACCACCATCAGCGCTACAGATGAAGACAGTGGAAGGAACGCCGAAATCGTTTACCAGCTGGGACCGAACGCGTCCTTCTTCGACTTGGATCGGAAGACGGGGGTGCTGACGGCCTCCAGGGTCTTCGACAGAGAAGATCAGGACCGCTTTCTGTTCACCGTCACGGCCAGGGATAACGGCACCCGGGCGCTGCAGAGCCAGGCGGCGGTCATCGTGACCATCCTGGACGAAAACGACAACAGTCCGAAGTTTACCCATAATCACTTTCAGTTCTTCGTTTCTGAAAACCTGCCCAAGTACAGCACGGTGGGAGTGATCACCGTGACCGACGCGGACGCCGGAGAAAACGCAGAGGTGTCGCTCTCGATAGTCAGCGATAACGAGAACTTCATCCTCGACCCTTTTACCGGGGTCATAAAATCCAACGTGTCGTTCGACAGGGAGCAGCAGAACTCCTACACCTTCGACGTGAGGGCCGTGGACGGAGGACGGCCACCGTGTTCCTCCGTCGCCAAAGTGACCATAAACGTCATAGACGTCAACGACAATCCGCCGGTGGTGATCTATCCCCCATCCAACACGTCCTTTAAGCTGGTCCCGCTGTCCGCCATCCCCGGATCTGTGGTCGCCGAGGTTTTCGCGGTGGATGGAGACACCGGGATGAACGCCGAGCTCAAGTACACCATCATCAGCGGGAACAGCCGCGGCCTCTTCAGAATCGATCCCGTCACGGGGAACATCACGTTAGAGGAGAAACCCACGGCTGCAGATATCGGCCTCCACAGACTGGTGGTGAACATCAGCGACCTGGGCTACCCGAAGTCTCTGCACACTCTGGTCATGGCTTTCCTCTACATCAACTACACGGTGGGGAACTCGTCCCTGATCTACGACATGATCCGGCGCACCATGGAGACCCCGCTGGACCGGACCATAGGCGAGAGCAGTGAGACCTACCAGAACGTGGACAACCTCAAAACCATCATCGCCATCGTCACAGGCACCATGGTGGTGATCGTGGTGATCTTCATAACCGTCCTGGTCCGCTGCCGCCACGTGTCGCAGTTCAAAGCCGCTCAGAGGAAGAAGCAGGGCGCCGAGTGGATGTCGCCCAACCAGGAGAACAAGCAGAACAAGAAGAGGAAGCGCAAGAAACGGAAGTCGCCCAAAAGCTCCCTGCTCAACTTCGTCACCATCGACGAGAACAAACCCGACGACCCGGCGCACGAACCCATCAACGGCACCATCAGCATCCCGGCCGAGCTGGAGGAGCCCGGGATCGGACGATTCGACTGGAATTCCACGCCCACCACCACCTTCAAGCCCAGCAGTCCAGACCTAGCCAGGCACTACAAGTCGGCCTCTCCTCAGTCCGCCTTCCACGTCAAGGCCGACACGCCGGTGTCGGTGAAGAAGCATCACGTGGTCCAGGAGCTGCCGCTCGACAACACTTTTGTGGGGGGGTGCGACACCCTTTCCAAACGTTCGTCCACCAGTTCGGATCACTTCAGCGCCTCGGAGTGCAGCTCGCAGGGAGGCTACAAGACAAAAGGAGGAACCTTACACACCAGACAG
- the LOC134317272 gene encoding protocadherin-9 isoform X3: protein MDLKDFYLLACCVACLWLDPAIAQELTYSIREELPENVLIGNIPKDLNISHMNAASNNLVYRLVSKAGDNPLLRVMSNTGEIFTTSNRIDREKLCPGPSFEDAECSFEIEVVILPNDYFRLIKIKIVVKDTNDNAPMFPSPVINISVPENTLINSRFAIPSATDPDTGPNSVHRYELVNGQSAFGLDIVETPEGEKWPQLIVQQNLDREQKDTYVMKIKVEDGGNPQKSSTAILQVTVTDVNDNRPVFKESQIEVHIPESSPIGTSVVQLLATDADVGSNAEIKYMFGTQVSSSTRRLFALNTATGLITVQRPLDREETAIHKLPVLASDGSSSPARATVTINVTDVNDNAPNIDLRYIISPTNGTVMLSEKDPINTKIALITVSDKDTDVNGKVICFIEKDVPFHLKAVYDNQYLLETSALLDYEGTKEYIFKIVASDSGKPSLNQTALVKVRLEDENDNPPVFSQPVIELSVMENNQRDLFLTTISATDEDSGRNAEIVYQLGPNASFFDLDRKTGVLTASRVFDREDQDRFLFTVTARDNGTRALQSQAAVIVTILDENDNSPKFTHNHFQFFVSENLPKYSTVGVITVTDADAGENAEVSLSIVSDNENFILDPFTGVIKSNVSFDREQQNSYTFDVRAVDGGRPPCSSVAKVTINVIDVNDNPPVVIYPPSNTSFKLVPLSAIPGSVVAEVFAVDGDTGMNAELKYTIISGNSRGLFRIDPVTGNITLEEKPTAADIGLHRLVVNISDLGYPKSLHTLVMAFLYINYTVGNSSLIYDMIRRTMETPLDRTIGESSETYQNVDNLKTIIAIVTGTMVVIVVIFITVLVRCRHVSQFKAAQRKKQGAEWMSPNQENKQNKKRKRKKRKSPKSSLLNFVTIDENKPDDPAHEPINGTISIPAELEEPGIGRFDWNSTPTTTFKPSSPDLARHYKSASPQSAFHVKADTPVSVKKHHVVQELPLDNTFVGGCDTLSKRSSTSSDHFSASECSSQGGYKTKGGTLHTRQWHEAELLLALSCFASWRSV, encoded by the coding sequence ATGGATTTAAAGGATTTTTACTTGCTGGCTTGCTGTGTAGCCTGTCTGTGGCTGGACCCCGCCATCGCCCAGGAGCTCACCTACTCCATCCGCGAGGAGCTGCCAGAGAACGTACTTATTGGAAATATACCAAAGGATTTGAACATCTCCCACATGAACGCTGCTAGCAACAATCTGGTTTACCGTCTGGTCTCCAAAGCCGGGGACAACCCGTTACTGAGAGTGATGAGCAACACCGGGGAGATTTTCACCACCTCCAACCGGATAGACCGTGAAAAACTGTGTCCCGGTCCCTCGTTCGAGGACGCCGAGTGCTCTTTTGAAATCGAAGTGGTCATCCTGCCCAACGACTACTTCAGGTTAATAAAAATCAAGATCGTGGTGAAGGACACTAACGACAACGCCCCGATGTTCCCGTCCCCCGTGATTAACATCTCGGTTCCTGAGAACACCCTCATCAACAGCAGGTTCGCCATCCCGTCTGCTACCGATCCTGATACCGGACCTAACAGCGTCCACCGGTACGAGCTGGTCAACGGGCAGAGCGCCTTCGGCCTGGACATCGTGGAGACCCCGGAGGGAGAGAAATGGCCTCAGCTGATCGTCCAGCAGAATCTGGACAGAGAGCAGAAAGACACTTACGTGATGAAGATCAAAGTGGAGGACGGAGGGAACCCGCAGAAATCCAGCACGGCTATACTTCAGGTGACGGTCACCGACGTCAACGATAACCGGCCGGTGTTTAAGGAGAGTCAGATAGAAGTTCACATTCCCGAAAGCTCTCCGATAGGGACGTCTGTGGTCCAGCTGCTGGCCACGGACGCAGACGTCGGTTCCAACGCGGAGATCAAGTACATGTTTGGAACACAAGTGTCTTCATCCACGAGGAGACTCTTCGCGTTAAATACGGCGACCGGACTCATAACGGTGCAGAGGCCGCTGGATCGGGAAGAGACGGCGATCCATAAGCTGCCGGTTTTAGCGAGCGATGGAAGCTCCAGTCCAGCGAGAGCCACGGTAACGATCAACGTGACCGACGTGAACGATAACGCTCCGAATATAGACCTGCGCTACATCATCAGCCCGACCAACGGCACCGTCATGCTGTCGGAGAAAGATCCCATCAACACCAAAATAGCTCTCATAACCGTCTCCGATAAAGACACGGATGTCAACGGCAAGGTCATCTGCTTCATCGAGAAGGACGTTCCGTTTCACCTGAAGGCCGTCTACGACAACCAGTACCTGCTGGAAACCTCGGCCCTGCTGGATTACGAGGGCACCAAGGAGTACATCTTCAAAATCGTGGCCTCCGACTCGGGAAAGCCCAGTTTAAACCAGACGGCGCTGGTTAAAGTCCGGCTCGAGGATGAAAATGACAACCCACCGGTTTTCAGCCAGCCTGTGATTGAACTGTCAGTCATGGAAAATAACCAGCGTGACCTTTTCCTCACCACCATCAGCGCTACAGATGAAGACAGTGGAAGGAACGCCGAAATCGTTTACCAGCTGGGACCGAACGCGTCCTTCTTCGACTTGGATCGGAAGACGGGGGTGCTGACGGCCTCCAGGGTCTTCGACAGAGAAGATCAGGACCGCTTTCTGTTCACCGTCACGGCCAGGGATAACGGCACCCGGGCGCTGCAGAGCCAGGCGGCGGTCATCGTGACCATCCTGGACGAAAACGACAACAGTCCGAAGTTTACCCATAATCACTTTCAGTTCTTCGTTTCTGAAAACCTGCCCAAGTACAGCACGGTGGGAGTGATCACCGTGACCGACGCGGACGCCGGAGAAAACGCAGAGGTGTCGCTCTCGATAGTCAGCGATAACGAGAACTTCATCCTCGACCCTTTTACCGGGGTCATAAAATCCAACGTGTCGTTCGACAGGGAGCAGCAGAACTCCTACACCTTCGACGTGAGGGCCGTGGACGGAGGACGGCCACCGTGTTCCTCCGTCGCCAAAGTGACCATAAACGTCATAGACGTCAACGACAATCCGCCGGTGGTGATCTATCCCCCATCCAACACGTCCTTTAAGCTGGTCCCGCTGTCCGCCATCCCCGGATCTGTGGTCGCCGAGGTTTTCGCGGTGGATGGAGACACCGGGATGAACGCCGAGCTCAAGTACACCATCATCAGCGGGAACAGCCGCGGCCTCTTCAGAATCGATCCCGTCACGGGGAACATCACGTTAGAGGAGAAACCCACGGCTGCAGATATCGGCCTCCACAGACTGGTGGTGAACATCAGCGACCTGGGCTACCCGAAGTCTCTGCACACTCTGGTCATGGCTTTCCTCTACATCAACTACACGGTGGGGAACTCGTCCCTGATCTACGACATGATCCGGCGCACCATGGAGACCCCGCTGGACCGGACCATAGGCGAGAGCAGTGAGACCTACCAGAACGTGGACAACCTCAAAACCATCATCGCCATCGTCACAGGCACCATGGTGGTGATCGTGGTGATCTTCATAACCGTCCTGGTCCGCTGCCGCCACGTGTCGCAGTTCAAAGCCGCTCAGAGGAAGAAGCAGGGCGCCGAGTGGATGTCGCCCAACCAGGAGAACAAGCAGAACAAGAAGAGGAAGCGCAAGAAACGGAAGTCGCCCAAAAGCTCCCTGCTCAACTTCGTCACCATCGACGAGAACAAACCCGACGACCCGGCGCACGAACCCATCAACGGCACCATCAGCATCCCGGCCGAGCTGGAGGAGCCCGGGATCGGACGATTCGACTGGAATTCCACGCCCACCACCACCTTCAAGCCCAGCAGTCCAGACCTAGCCAGGCACTACAAGTCGGCCTCTCCTCAGTCCGCCTTCCACGTCAAGGCCGACACGCCGGTGTCGGTGAAGAAGCATCACGTGGTCCAGGAGCTGCCGCTCGACAACACTTTTGTGGGGGGGTGCGACACCCTTTCCAAACGTTCGTCCACCAGTTCGGATCACTTCAGCGCCTCGGAGTGCAGCTCGCAGGGAGGCTACAAGACAAAAGGAGGAACCTTACACACCAGACAG